A stretch of the Nerophis ophidion isolate RoL-2023_Sa linkage group LG27, RoL_Noph_v1.0, whole genome shotgun sequence genome encodes the following:
- the LOC133544524 gene encoding ATP-dependent RNA helicase DDX3X-like isoform X1, producing the protein MSHVSVENVHGLEQQLAVLDLTAADGQGGGTNRRYIPPHLRNNDGPKNAGNAFVAARQGGYTIAPAAAFGWDASRGNFVNGFHDNRMTGSNTYNRGPPRMERGRGGLAGGGYRGNRAGAFNPINTAQPIAFGLYENKDAGGWNTAKDAYSSFGNNRGKSAFFNDRSNANRGRFDHGGYSGGGGGNSRWVEEVRDDGDWSKPTPLNERLEHELFSASNTGINFEKYDDIPVEATGQNCPHHIESFQDIDMGEIVMGNIGLSRYTRPTPVQKYAIPIVKSKRDLMACAQTGSGKTAAFLLPILSQIYAEGPGDALNAAKASGQENGKYGRRKQYPISLVLAPTRELALQIYDEARKFSYRSKVRPCVVYGGADIGQQIRELERGCHLLVATPGRLVDMMERGKIGLDYCKYLVLDEADRMLDMGFEPQIRRIVEQDTMPPKGTRQTMMFSATFPKEIQILARDFLDDYIFLAVGRVGSTSENITQKVVWVEESDKRSFLLDLLSATVIPSEVQDNPGDNMEKPGMSCVSSFGRLGKDSLTLVFVETKKGADALEDFLYREGYACTSIHGDRSQRDREEALSQFRSGKCPILVATAVAARGLDISNVKHVINFDLPSDIEEYVHRIGRTGRVGNLGLATSFFNDKNGNITKDLLDILVEAKQEVPSWLESLAYEHQHKSSNRGRSKRFAGGFGARDYRQTAAGSNPGGFGGRGVRNQAGHVGARNFAGGGFGTFYTSDGYGGNYSHSQVDWWGN; encoded by the exons CTTGCTGTCCTAGACTTGACTGCAGCGGACGGACAAGGTGGCGGCACCAACA GACGATACATTCCCCCCCATTTACGGAACAACGATGGTCCCAAAAATG CAGGAAATGCGTTTGTTGCTGCTCGACAGGGCGGTTACACCATCGCTCCTGCCGCCGCCT TCGGTTGGGATGCAAGCCGTGGCAACTTTGTCAACGGCTTCCATGACAACCGCATGACTGGCAGCAACACATATAACCGTGGCCCGCCTCGCATGGAGCGGGGTCGAGGGGGCTTGGCTGGAGGCGGCTACCGTGGCAACAGGGCCGGAGCCTTCAATCCCATCAACACTGCTCAGCCGATTGCTTTCGGGTTGTACGAAAACAAAG ATGCTGGTGGGTGGAACACCGCCAAGGACGCCTATAGCAGCTTCGGAAACAACAGAGGAAAGTCTGCATTTTTCAATGACCGAAGCAATGCTAATCGTGGACG GTTCGACCACGGTGGGTATAGTGGTGGCGGAGGCGGAAACAGCCGCTGGGTAGAGGAGGTCAGAGATGACGGAGACTGGTCCAAACCAACGCCACTCAATGAACGCCTTGAGCA TGAGCTGTTCTCTGCCAGCAACACTGGGATTAATTTTGAGAAATACGATGACATTCCTGTTGAAGCCACTGGACAGAACTGCCCTCATCACATCGAAAGT TTCCAGGATATAGACATGGGCGAGATTGTCATGGGCAACATTGGGCTGAGCCGCTACACCCGACCTACCCCTGTCCAGAAATATGCCATTCCTATCGTAAAGTCCAAGAGAGACCTAATGGCCTGCGCACAGACTG GTTCTGGGAAAACAGCAGCATTCCTCCTACCAATTCTTAGCCAGATCTATGCTGAGGGACCAGGAGATGCCCTTAATGCAGCTAAAGCCTCCGGGCAG GAAAACGGAAAGTATGGCCGTCGCAAGCAGTACCCCATTTCTCTGGTCCTGGCACCAACTCGAGAGCTGGCCCTGCAGATATACGACGAGGCGCGGAAG TTTTCCTACCGATCCAAAGTGCGTCCCTGCGTCGTGTACGGAGGAGCAGACATCGGCCAGCAGATCCGAGAACTGGAGAGGGGGTGTCATCTGCTGGTCGCGACGCCTGGGAGGCTGGTAGACATGATGGAGAGGGGCAAGATTGGACTGGATTACTGCAA ATACCTTGTTCTTGATGAAGCCGATCGAATGTTGGACATGGGCTTTGAGCCTCAGATACGGCGCATCGTTGAACAGGACACCATGCCTCCTAAAGGCACCCGGCAGACCATGATGTTCAGCGCGACCTTTCCCAAAGAGATCCAG ATTCTGGCCAGGGATTTCCTAGATGACTACATCTTCCTAGCGGTGGGCAGAGTGGGCTCCACCTCTGAGAACATCACTCAAAAGGTGGTGTGGGTGGAAGAGAGCGACAAGAGGTCTTTCCTCCTGGACTTGCTGAGTGCGACAG TCATCCCCAGTGAAGTGCAGGACAATCCTGGAGACAACATGGAGAAGCCTG GTATGTCGTGTGTGTCCTCTTTTGGCCGACTAGGAAAGGACTCGCTGACTCTGGTTTTTGTGGAGACCAAAAAAGGAGCTGACGCCTTGGAAGACTTCCTATACCGGGAGGGCTACGCCTGCACCAGTATCCACGGTGACCGCTCCCAGAGGGACCGAGAGGAGGCCCTAAGCCAGTTCCGGTCTGGGAAATGCCCCATCTTGGTGGCTACAGCG GTTGCAGCCCGTGGTCTTGATATCTCCAACGTGAAACACGTCATTAACTTTGACCTACCAAGCGACATAGAAGAGTATGTCCATCGCATTGGACGCACAGGACGAGTGGGAAACCTGG GACTGGCCACATCCTTCTTTAACGATAAGAACGGGAACATCACTAAAGACCTGCTGGACATCCTGGTGGAAGCCAAACAGGAAGTTCCCTCATGGCTCGAGAGCCTGGCTTACGAGCATCAGCATAAGAGCAGCAACCGTGGACGCTCTAAAAG GTTTGCTGGTGGTTTTGGAGCGCGTGACTACCGTCAGACGGCTGCTGGAAGCAACCCAGGAGGCTTTGGAGGCCGGGGCGTTCGCAACCAGGCGGGACACGTCGGAGCTCGCAACTTTGCAGGAG
- the LOC133544524 gene encoding ATP-dependent RNA helicase DDX3X-like isoform X7, with protein MSHVSVENVHGLEQQLAVLDLTAADGQGGGTNRRYIPPHLRNNDGPKNAGNAFVAARQGGYTIAPAAAFGWDASRGNFVNGFHDNRMTGSNTYNRGPPRMERGRGGLAGGGYRGNRAGAFNPINTAQPIAFGLYENKDAGGWNTAKDAYSSFGNNRGKSAFFNDRSNANRGRFDHGGYSGGGGGNSRWVEEVRDDGDWSKPTPLNERLEHELFSASNTGINFEKYDDIPVEATGQNCPHHIESFQDIDMGEIVMGNIGLSRYTRPTPVQKYAIPIVKSKRDLMACAQTGSGKTAAFLLPILSQIYAEGPGDALNAAKASGQENGKYGRRKQYPISLVLAPTRELALQIYDEARKFSYRSKVRPCVVYGGADIGQQIRELERGCHLLVATPGRLVDMMERGKIGLDYCKYLVLDEADRMLDMGFEPQIRRIVEQDTMPPKGTRQTMMFSATFPKEIQILARDFLDDYIFLAVGRVGSTSENITQKVVWVEESDKRSFLLDLLSATGKDSLTLVFVETKKGADALEDFLYREGYACTSIHGDRSQRDREEALSQFRSGKCPILVATAVAARGLDISNVKHVINFDLPSDIEEYVHRIGRTGRVGNLGLATSFFNDKNGNITKDLLDILVEAKQEVPSWLESLAYEHQHKSSNRGRSKRFAGGFGARDYRQTAAGSNPGGFGGRGVRNQAGHVGARNFAGGGFGTFYTSDGYGGNYSHSQVDWWGN; from the exons CTTGCTGTCCTAGACTTGACTGCAGCGGACGGACAAGGTGGCGGCACCAACA GACGATACATTCCCCCCCATTTACGGAACAACGATGGTCCCAAAAATG CAGGAAATGCGTTTGTTGCTGCTCGACAGGGCGGTTACACCATCGCTCCTGCCGCCGCCT TCGGTTGGGATGCAAGCCGTGGCAACTTTGTCAACGGCTTCCATGACAACCGCATGACTGGCAGCAACACATATAACCGTGGCCCGCCTCGCATGGAGCGGGGTCGAGGGGGCTTGGCTGGAGGCGGCTACCGTGGCAACAGGGCCGGAGCCTTCAATCCCATCAACACTGCTCAGCCGATTGCTTTCGGGTTGTACGAAAACAAAG ATGCTGGTGGGTGGAACACCGCCAAGGACGCCTATAGCAGCTTCGGAAACAACAGAGGAAAGTCTGCATTTTTCAATGACCGAAGCAATGCTAATCGTGGACG GTTCGACCACGGTGGGTATAGTGGTGGCGGAGGCGGAAACAGCCGCTGGGTAGAGGAGGTCAGAGATGACGGAGACTGGTCCAAACCAACGCCACTCAATGAACGCCTTGAGCA TGAGCTGTTCTCTGCCAGCAACACTGGGATTAATTTTGAGAAATACGATGACATTCCTGTTGAAGCCACTGGACAGAACTGCCCTCATCACATCGAAAGT TTCCAGGATATAGACATGGGCGAGATTGTCATGGGCAACATTGGGCTGAGCCGCTACACCCGACCTACCCCTGTCCAGAAATATGCCATTCCTATCGTAAAGTCCAAGAGAGACCTAATGGCCTGCGCACAGACTG GTTCTGGGAAAACAGCAGCATTCCTCCTACCAATTCTTAGCCAGATCTATGCTGAGGGACCAGGAGATGCCCTTAATGCAGCTAAAGCCTCCGGGCAG GAAAACGGAAAGTATGGCCGTCGCAAGCAGTACCCCATTTCTCTGGTCCTGGCACCAACTCGAGAGCTGGCCCTGCAGATATACGACGAGGCGCGGAAG TTTTCCTACCGATCCAAAGTGCGTCCCTGCGTCGTGTACGGAGGAGCAGACATCGGCCAGCAGATCCGAGAACTGGAGAGGGGGTGTCATCTGCTGGTCGCGACGCCTGGGAGGCTGGTAGACATGATGGAGAGGGGCAAGATTGGACTGGATTACTGCAA ATACCTTGTTCTTGATGAAGCCGATCGAATGTTGGACATGGGCTTTGAGCCTCAGATACGGCGCATCGTTGAACAGGACACCATGCCTCCTAAAGGCACCCGGCAGACCATGATGTTCAGCGCGACCTTTCCCAAAGAGATCCAG ATTCTGGCCAGGGATTTCCTAGATGACTACATCTTCCTAGCGGTGGGCAGAGTGGGCTCCACCTCTGAGAACATCACTCAAAAGGTGGTGTGGGTGGAAGAGAGCGACAAGAGGTCTTTCCTCCTGGACTTGCTGAGTGCGACAG GAAAGGACTCGCTGACTCTGGTTTTTGTGGAGACCAAAAAAGGAGCTGACGCCTTGGAAGACTTCCTATACCGGGAGGGCTACGCCTGCACCAGTATCCACGGTGACCGCTCCCAGAGGGACCGAGAGGAGGCCCTAAGCCAGTTCCGGTCTGGGAAATGCCCCATCTTGGTGGCTACAGCG GTTGCAGCCCGTGGTCTTGATATCTCCAACGTGAAACACGTCATTAACTTTGACCTACCAAGCGACATAGAAGAGTATGTCCATCGCATTGGACGCACAGGACGAGTGGGAAACCTGG GACTGGCCACATCCTTCTTTAACGATAAGAACGGGAACATCACTAAAGACCTGCTGGACATCCTGGTGGAAGCCAAACAGGAAGTTCCCTCATGGCTCGAGAGCCTGGCTTACGAGCATCAGCATAAGAGCAGCAACCGTGGACGCTCTAAAAG GTTTGCTGGTGGTTTTGGAGCGCGTGACTACCGTCAGACGGCTGCTGGAAGCAACCCAGGAGGCTTTGGAGGCCGGGGCGTTCGCAACCAGGCGGGACACGTCGGAGCTCGCAACTTTGCAGGAG